The following proteins are encoded in a genomic region of [Eubacterium] hominis:
- the gatB gene encoding Asp-tRNA(Asn)/Glu-tRNA(Gln) amidotransferase subunit GatB, protein MNYETVIGIEIHCELKTKTKMFSSAPVSFGETANTCVNEIDLGHPGTLPCVNKEAVRLAIKAATALNCTIDPLVKFDRKNYYYSDLPKGFQITQQFHPIGRNGSISIDTKNGKKEIRINRIHMEEDTAKQFHSDAGTLIDFNRAGTPLVEIVSEPDIRNGEEAAAYVEKLRTLLFYLGVSDVKMEEGSMRCDVNVSIREEGSDTFGTRTEIKNLNSISNVQKAIDAEVARQKEVIESGGQVVQATRRYDETQKTTVMMRKKEGSVDYKYFPEPNIFPIRLDEAWIKDIQEHMEELPDARKQRYMDELGLKEYDAGVLVNNRDLADFFELVCEHTKDYKKAANWVIVEMVAALNKATLKLSENPCNPAHLGTMINMVNDGEISGKQAKVVFEEIMKGKDPKKVVEEKGMKQMSDTSELLAMITTVLDNNPQSIEDFKNGKDRAVGFLVGQVMKASKGQANPAMTNKMIQEELKKR, encoded by the coding sequence ATGAATTATGAAACAGTAATCGGGATTGAAATCCACTGCGAATTAAAAACAAAGACAAAAATGTTCTCCAGTGCACCTGTTTCCTTTGGAGAAACAGCAAACACTTGTGTGAATGAAATAGATTTAGGTCATCCTGGTACATTGCCATGTGTCAATAAAGAAGCAGTACGTCTTGCAATCAAAGCTGCAACTGCATTAAACTGTACCATCGATCCATTAGTAAAATTTGATCGTAAAAACTATTATTATTCTGATCTTCCTAAAGGATTCCAGATTACACAGCAGTTCCATCCAATTGGACGTAATGGCAGCATTTCTATTGATACCAAAAATGGCAAGAAAGAAATCAGAATCAACCGTATTCATATGGAGGAAGATACCGCAAAACAGTTCCACTCTGATGCTGGTACATTAATTGATTTTAACCGTGCAGGAACACCACTTGTGGAAATCGTAAGTGAACCAGATATCCGTAATGGAGAAGAAGCAGCTGCTTATGTTGAAAAACTAAGAACTTTATTATTCTATCTTGGTGTATCTGATGTAAAGATGGAAGAAGGAAGCATGCGTTGTGATGTTAATGTATCTATTCGTGAAGAAGGCAGTGATACATTTGGCACAAGAACAGAAATCAAAAACCTGAACTCTATCAGTAATGTTCAAAAAGCCATAGATGCGGAAGTTGCCCGTCAAAAAGAAGTCATCGAAAGTGGCGGTCAGGTTGTTCAGGCAACTAGACGTTATGATGAAACACAGAAAACAACAGTAATGATGCGTAAGAAAGAGGGAAGTGTGGATTATAAATATTTCCCAGAACCAAATATTTTCCCAATTCGTTTAGATGAAGCATGGATCAAAGATATCCAAGAACATATGGAAGAACTTCCAGATGCAAGAAAACAGCGTTATATGGATGAATTAGGCCTTAAAGAATATGATGCAGGCGTATTGGTAAACAATCGTGATCTTGCGGATTTCTTTGAACTGGTATGTGAACACACCAAAGATTACAAAAAGGCTGCCAACTGGGTCATTGTGGAAATGGTTGCGGCTTTAAACAAAGCAACGTTAAAACTATCAGAAAACCCATGTAATCCAGCTCATTTAGGTACCATGATCAATATGGTAAACGATGGAGAAATCAGTGGTAAACAAGCAAAAGTCGTATTTGAAGAAATCATGAAAGGAAAAGATCCTAAAAAGGTTGTAGAAGAAAAAGGCATGAAACAAATGAGTGATACATCTGAATTATTAGCGATGATCACAACGGTCTTAGATAACAATCCACAATCTATTGAGGACTTCAAAAATGGTAAGGATCGTGCTGTAGGATTCTTGGTTGGCCAGGTTATGAAGGCCAGCAAAGGACAGGCAAATCCTGCAATGACAAATAAGATGATTCAGGAAGAACTGAAAAAAAGATAG
- the rlmD gene encoding 23S rRNA (uracil(1939)-C(5))-methyltransferase RlmD has translation MKKNDKIVGTCSGYTKEGLGVVKIDGFPLFVKGILQNETAEMVVTLVKKTYGYAKVLSIKEPSKQRCELKCPVAKQCGGCQLQHMTYTEQLHFKKQKVQDVIDRIAKLDMKVEDVLGMENPWYYRNKCQIPVGVDQNKVVTGFYRIHSNTIIDTNACAIQSETINEVLSHMKELLQTYGNASVFRHLLIKHAFTTGEVMLVWIVREYPFSSMKEMAEDIVQRLPYIKSVIVNVNTRTDNVILGEKEYTLYGDSYITDAIHNLKFHISSKSFYQVNPVQTNVLYGKALELAQLSGKETVIDLYCGVGTISMFLAQKAKKVIGIEIVPQAIQDAKENAKMNNIDNIEFICSDAASYANKLSEENMRPDVIVVDPPRKGLDQITLNSIIKMQPERIVYVSCDPATMARDLGIIKESNYEIKLVQPVDMFSQTNGVECVTLIERI, from the coding sequence ATGAAAAAGAATGATAAAATTGTTGGAACATGCAGTGGCTATACCAAAGAAGGTCTGGGCGTTGTGAAAATTGATGGTTTTCCTTTATTTGTAAAGGGAATCTTACAGAATGAAACAGCAGAAATGGTCGTTACATTAGTGAAAAAAACATATGGATATGCAAAAGTCCTGTCTATCAAAGAACCATCAAAACAGCGATGTGAATTAAAATGTCCTGTCGCAAAACAATGTGGAGGATGTCAGCTACAGCATATGACTTATACAGAACAGCTGCACTTTAAGAAACAAAAAGTACAGGATGTCATTGATCGTATCGCAAAACTGGATATGAAAGTTGAAGATGTATTAGGGATGGAAAATCCATGGTACTATCGTAATAAATGCCAAATACCTGTAGGTGTGGATCAAAATAAAGTTGTCACAGGCTTTTATCGTATCCATTCCAATACCATCATTGATACAAACGCCTGTGCGATTCAAAGTGAAACCATTAATGAAGTATTATCCCATATGAAAGAATTACTTCAAACATATGGCAATGCTTCTGTATTTCGCCATCTTTTGATCAAACATGCATTCACAACAGGCGAGGTCATGCTGGTATGGATTGTGCGAGAATATCCTTTCTCATCTATGAAAGAAATGGCAGAAGATATCGTTCAAAGGCTTCCTTATATCAAAAGTGTAATCGTCAATGTAAACACCAGAACGGATAATGTGATTCTTGGAGAAAAAGAATACACCCTGTATGGAGATTCTTATATCACAGATGCCATTCATAACCTAAAATTCCATATCTCCAGCAAATCATTTTATCAGGTTAATCCTGTGCAGACCAATGTGCTATATGGCAAAGCATTAGAATTAGCGCAGCTGAGCGGGAAAGAAACAGTTATTGATTTATATTGTGGTGTCGGTACGATCTCTATGTTCTTAGCGCAAAAAGCGAAAAAGGTTATCGGAATTGAAATCGTTCCACAGGCCATTCAAGACGCAAAAGAAAATGCGAAAATGAATAACATTGATAATATTGAATTTATCTGTAGTGATGCTGCCAGCTATGCAAATAAACTAAGTGAAGAAAATATGCGTCCTGATGTCATTGTCGTGGATCCGCCAAGAAAAGGATTGGATCAGATAACATTAAACAGTATTATAAAAATGCAGCCAGAACGTATTGTTTATGTATCCTGTGATCCTGCCACAATGGCACGTGATCTTGGCATTATCAAGGAAAGCAATTATGAAATCAAGCTGGTTCAGCCGGTAGATATGTTCTCACAAACCAATGGTGTAGAATGTGTGACGTTGATAGAAAGAATTTAA
- a CDS encoding LytTR family transcriptional regulator, giving the protein MQVKIMEDDTIEETIITIRCRKKDEKIKTLVSILQMQDHKLIGRYRGEDYMVSLDDIFYIETIDKQVYLYTQTTIYTSDLRLYEIEERCIEYDFLRASKSTIINFQKIQSLRPDLDGRIQVTMKNDKKLFVSRQYAPILKKRLGVLK; this is encoded by the coding sequence ATGCAAGTAAAAATTATGGAAGATGATACAATCGAAGAAACAATCATCACGATACGCTGCAGGAAAAAAGATGAAAAAATAAAAACTCTGGTATCCATCCTGCAAATGCAGGACCATAAACTCATAGGAAGATATCGTGGGGAAGATTATATGGTATCACTTGATGATATTTTTTATATAGAAACCATTGATAAACAGGTATATCTGTATACCCAGACAACGATTTATACATCGGATTTACGGTTATATGAAATCGAAGAACGATGCATAGAATATGATTTTCTCAGGGCAAGTAAGTCCACCATCATCAATTTTCAAAAGATTCAATCTTTACGCCCTGATCTGGATGGAAGAATTCAGGTAACAATGAAAAACGATAAAAAATTATTTGTATCCAGGCAATATGCGCCAATTCTAAAAAAACGTTTGGGGGTCTTAAAATGA
- a CDS encoding ABC transporter ATP-binding protein, whose product MNKIIMKHVSKSFGQTCVLSSINLEIQEGEIFGLLGPSGAGKTTIVKILSGQLSYQGSVWIDQQECKNHTDAWLKTIGMSMDEFGFYRRLSIWDNLCMFAKLRGVSKQRVIDVLRQLSLYDERKSAICNLSKGMKQRLSFANAILHEPSLIFLDEPTNGLDPNTMKELHDMIKHLNEQGTTIFLTTHNMEEAEKLCDHVALLNEGHIVLYGNPKALCCQYDHLKTITIQTKDHQKIELPNTANSAQQLSDVLRRNNIETIHSSEANLEQIFREVTGRGLS is encoded by the coding sequence ATGAATAAGATCATCATGAAGCATGTATCTAAATCTTTTGGACAAACATGTGTTCTTTCTTCCATTAATCTTGAAATTCAAGAGGGAGAAATCTTTGGATTACTTGGACCAAGTGGTGCTGGGAAAACAACAATCGTAAAAATATTAAGTGGGCAATTGTCTTATCAGGGAAGTGTATGGATCGATCAACAGGAGTGTAAAAATCATACAGATGCATGGTTAAAAACGATAGGGATGTCTATGGATGAATTTGGTTTTTATCGTCGATTGAGCATTTGGGATAATCTGTGTATGTTTGCGAAACTTCGAGGTGTGAGTAAGCAGCGTGTGATCGATGTCTTGCGACAATTATCTTTATATGATGAACGAAAAAGCGCAATATGTAATTTATCAAAAGGTATGAAACAGCGATTATCCTTCGCAAATGCAATCTTACATGAGCCATCTTTGATATTTCTTGATGAGCCCACAAATGGACTTGATCCCAATACCATGAAAGAACTTCATGATATGATCAAACATTTGAATGAACAGGGAACCACGATTTTTTTGACTACTCACAACATGGAAGAAGCAGAAAAACTTTGTGATCATGTGGCATTATTAAATGAAGGACATATTGTTTTATATGGAAATCCTAAAGCACTATGTTGCCAATATGACCATTTAAAAACCATTACCATTCAAACAAAAGATCATCAAAAAATAGAACTACCCAATACAGCTAATTCAGCCCAACAGTTATCTGATGTTCTACGTAGGAACAATATTGAAACCATCCATTCATCAGAAGCAAATCTTGAACAAATATTCAGAGAAGTAACTGGAAGGGGGTTGTCCTAA
- a CDS encoding DUF1232 domain-containing protein produces MNLKQKARQLKTDIPAIYLVLKDKETPSFAKLMAGITVGYALSPIDLIPDFVPVLGYLDDVILLPIMIALTIHFIPKDVWERSRKAAYDMWKDGKPKKWYYAIPVLCIWLLIIIMFIRAII; encoded by the coding sequence ATGAATCTTAAACAAAAAGCCAGGCAGCTGAAAACGGATATTCCAGCAATCTATCTGGTATTAAAAGATAAAGAAACACCTAGTTTCGCAAAGCTTATGGCGGGTATCACGGTTGGATATGCATTATCTCCCATTGATCTTATTCCAGACTTTGTGCCCGTATTAGGATATCTGGATGATGTGATTTTGTTGCCAATAATGATTGCACTGACCATCCATTTCATTCCAAAAGATGTATGGGAAAGAAGTAGAAAAGCAGCTTATGACATGTGGAAGGATGGAAAGCCAAAGAAATGGTATTATGCAATACCAGTCCTTTGTATCTGGTTATTGATCATCATAATGTTCATTCGTGCCATCATATAG
- a CDS encoding MurR/RpiR family transcriptional regulator, giving the protein MYLFQKIEEVMMNYHDARHAVGEFVLHEQKNLYKYTINEVAEYSYTSKATVVRFAKTLGFEGWRDFMKAFIAEVKYQETHHADVDANYPFHEKSSHQEIIESLKTLQMESIQDSADLMDMDMLKMATTYLVKSKHIVIFGLSPNIFLGELFRRKMISIGKKVDIANLGEMGIISRTMDEQDCAIVISYSGNNKHAEPMSYLQNLLDQKVSIIGITSGGDNYMRRILPCVFTMSSKERLYTKIANFATEESLQFILNVLYSCYYREEYQKNCLFKIQSSKILESRRNAVLNEMQDEAEQE; this is encoded by the coding sequence ATGTATCTATTTCAAAAGATTGAAGAAGTCATGATGAACTATCATGATGCAAGACATGCCGTTGGAGAGTTTGTACTACATGAACAGAAGAATCTATATAAATATACCATCAATGAGGTCGCAGAATACAGCTATACATCCAAAGCAACGGTTGTGCGGTTTGCGAAAACCTTAGGCTTTGAAGGATGGCGTGATTTTATGAAAGCTTTTATTGCGGAGGTAAAATATCAGGAAACACATCATGCAGATGTAGATGCAAATTACCCCTTTCATGAAAAAAGCTCCCATCAGGAAATTATTGAAAGTTTAAAAACCTTACAGATGGAAAGTATACAGGACAGTGCAGATTTAATGGATATGGATATGTTAAAGATGGCGACAACATATCTTGTGAAATCTAAACACATTGTTATATTTGGTCTAAGTCCAAATATATTTCTAGGTGAATTGTTTAGAAGAAAGATGATTTCTATAGGAAAGAAAGTAGATATCGCAAATTTAGGCGAAATGGGAATCATATCTAGAACAATGGATGAGCAGGATTGTGCTATCGTAATATCTTATTCTGGAAACAACAAACATGCGGAACCCATGTCTTATTTGCAAAATTTATTAGATCAAAAAGTTTCAATCATAGGAATTACAAGCGGTGGGGATAATTATATGCGAAGAATTCTTCCATGTGTATTTACCATGTCTTCCAAAGAGCGTCTATATACAAAAATCGCAAACTTTGCGACAGAAGAATCATTACAATTTATCCTTAATGTACTATATTCCTGTTACTATCGTGAAGAATATCAAAAGAATTGTTTATTTAAAATCCAGAGTTCTAAGATTTTGGAATCACGAAGAAATGCTGTTTTAAATGAAATGCAGGATGAAGCAGAACAAGAATAA
- a CDS encoding GNAT family N-acetyltransferase translates to MIKIIENQEEKSNIARYILEALPEWFGIEAAREEYIEESRHQYFIAAVENDIPIGFLCLKGTGKDTYEIAVMGVKKEYQHVGIGKQLFVAAKQYAKQQGISFLQVKTVAMGHYEEYDQTNKFYLSLGFKEFEVFPTLWDKHNPCQVYVMAIS, encoded by the coding sequence ATGATTAAAATTATAGAAAATCAAGAAGAAAAAAGCAATATTGCACGATATATATTAGAAGCATTACCAGAATGGTTTGGTATAGAAGCGGCACGTGAAGAATATATCGAAGAAAGTCGTCATCAATATTTCATTGCGGCAGTAGAAAATGATATTCCTATAGGATTTCTTTGTCTAAAAGGGACAGGCAAAGATACATATGAAATAGCTGTCATGGGAGTAAAAAAAGAATATCAGCATGTAGGCATAGGAAAACAATTATTTGTGGCTGCAAAACAATATGCAAAACAGCAAGGTATATCTTTCTTACAGGTAAAGACAGTTGCAATGGGACATTATGAAGAATATGATCAAACAAACAAGTTTTACCTAAGTTTAGGCTTTAAAGAATTTGAAGTATTTCCTACCCTTTGGGATAAACACAATCCCTGCCAGGTGTATGTGATGGCGATAAGTTAG
- a CDS encoding PTS glucose transporter subunit IIA: MSKKYEQLAMDIIEKVGGKHNINDVYHCQTRLRFKLVDESIAKTKELEAMEGVAKVIMNAGVYQVVIGTHVKDVFEEIEKLVDIKGKDVVSDEKKSIFSKVIDFVSGTFQPIIPALSGAGMVKAVLALLVVFKLVSTDSQTYYLLNMFADGVFYFLPILLAFTEAQKLKCNPILAAGVAAMMLHPNWGALVAAKDPVYFFEVIPFTLATYTSSVIPILLVVFAQSYVEKFLNRYIPKAVNLVFVPMFTFLIMGTLAFSVLGPIGSIVGGYLATFFNYLATNASWAPALLIGGFLPIMVMFGLHNGVAPLGVMQMADLGFDSIFGPGCVCSNIAQATASAVVAIRTKDKKLRQVAMSGSITAYMGITEPTLYGVNLPKKYPLIAAMIGGACGGLYAGLTQTHRFATGSSGLPAVLLYIGDNTMTCFYNILIALVITFVVTAVVTYALSLKFEKVDTKETPAAPVLDIKKEVVTSPCNGKVHDIKEAKDKVFASEALGKGVMIEPEEGKVIAPLSGTISTLFPSKHAIGIISESGVEVLIHIGIDTVNLNGECFKTHVKQQDQVKAGDLLVEFDMEGIEKAGFSTQTMVVITNTNNYQKIEKTASGSITYNEPLLILEKE; this comes from the coding sequence ATGAGTAAAAAGTATGAACAACTTGCGATGGATATCATCGAAAAAGTTGGCGGAAAACATAACATCAATGATGTCTATCATTGTCAAACACGTTTAAGATTTAAATTAGTAGATGAAAGTATCGCAAAAACAAAAGAACTGGAAGCGATGGAGGGCGTCGCTAAAGTGATTATGAATGCTGGTGTCTATCAGGTAGTCATTGGCACACATGTAAAAGATGTATTTGAAGAAATTGAAAAGCTTGTGGATATCAAAGGCAAGGATGTAGTATCTGATGAGAAAAAGAGTATATTCTCTAAGGTGATTGATTTTGTATCTGGTACTTTCCAACCAATCATTCCTGCATTATCCGGTGCTGGTATGGTAAAAGCAGTACTTGCATTATTGGTGGTATTCAAACTGGTATCTACAGATTCACAAACGTATTATTTATTAAATATGTTTGCGGATGGTGTATTCTATTTCTTACCAATTTTGCTAGCTTTCACAGAAGCACAGAAGCTAAAATGTAACCCCATACTTGCAGCTGGTGTAGCAGCAATGATGTTACATCCAAACTGGGGCGCTTTGGTTGCGGCAAAAGATCCGGTTTATTTCTTTGAAGTGATACCATTCACATTAGCAACCTATACATCATCTGTTATTCCTATTCTGTTAGTTGTATTTGCACAGTCTTATGTGGAAAAGTTCTTAAACCGCTATATCCCAAAAGCAGTAAATCTGGTATTTGTGCCAATGTTTACCTTCTTGATCATGGGTACTCTGGCATTCTCTGTATTAGGTCCTATCGGTAGTATTGTTGGTGGATACCTTGCGACATTCTTTAATTATCTTGCGACAAATGCAAGCTGGGCACCAGCACTTTTGATAGGAGGTTTCTTGCCAATCATGGTGATGTTTGGCTTACATAATGGGGTAGCACCGTTAGGTGTTATGCAGATGGCCGATTTAGGATTTGATTCTATCTTTGGGCCAGGATGTGTTTGTTCAAATATTGCGCAGGCGACAGCTTCTGCAGTTGTAGCCATTCGTACAAAAGATAAAAAATTAAGACAGGTCGCAATGTCAGGTTCTATCACTGCATATATGGGTATTACAGAACCTACCTTATATGGTGTCAATCTGCCTAAAAAATATCCTTTGATTGCTGCTATGATTGGTGGTGCATGTGGTGGTTTATATGCAGGATTAACACAAACACATCGTTTTGCGACAGGTTCATCAGGACTGCCAGCTGTATTGCTTTACATTGGCGATAACACAATGACATGTTTCTATAATATCCTGATTGCTTTAGTGATTACCTTTGTTGTCACAGCTGTAGTAACCTATGCATTGAGTTTAAAATTTGAAAAAGTAGATACAAAAGAAACACCTGCAGCACCTGTTTTAGATATCAAAAAAGAAGTTGTAACATCTCCATGCAATGGTAAGGTACATGATATAAAGGAAGCAAAAGATAAAGTATTTGCAAGTGAAGCGTTGGGAAAAGGTGTGATGATAGAACCGGAAGAAGGCAAAGTGATTGCACCGTTGTCAGGAACAATTTCCACCTTATTTCCATCGAAACATGCCATTGGTATTATATCTGAATCTGGCGTAGAAGTTTTGATTCACATTGGTATTGATACAGTCAATTTAAATGGAGAATGTTTTAAAACACATGTGAAACAGCAAGATCAGGTAAAAGCAGGTGATCTGCTAGTTGAATTTGATATGGAAGGGATAGAAAAAGCTGGTTTTTCCACTCAGACCATGGTTGTGATCACTAATACAAACAATTATCAAAAGATTGAAAAAACAGCTTCTGGTTCAATTACATACAATGAACCACTGTTAATACTGGAAAAGGAGTAA
- a CDS encoding glycoside hydrolase family 1 protein, with translation MFYHKLKPFPENFLWGASTSAYQVEGAYQEDGKGLSVQDMHEPPHGITDFKVASDHYHHMLEDVKLMAEMGLKAYRFSIAWSRILPDGDGEINQKGIDFYQDLINALIANHIEPIVTMYHFDLPYELHKQGGWCNRKTIDAFEKYARILFENYGDKVKYWLTINEQNVMINHPNAMNPGRIPSKKELYQQCHNMFVAAAKATVLCHELCPNGKIGPAPNITAIYPEKCNPADVIAADNWESIRCWLYLDMAVYGRYNTLVWSYLEEKGYTPIIEEGDMEIIQQGKPDFLGVNYYATATVCEAKNDGTDCQPRNGDQQVMIGEEGVYRAAVNHYLEETQFGWMIDSIGMRVTLRRIYDRYHLPLLITENGLGAKDEMSEDGKIHDAYRIDYLIRHFHQAQLAISDGVDLIGYCPWAFIDLVSTHQGYGKRYGFVYVDREEQDLKELKRMKKDSFYWYQQVIKQNGLD, from the coding sequence ATGTTCTATCATAAATTAAAACCATTTCCTGAAAACTTTTTGTGGGGGGCCTCAACCTCTGCATATCAGGTGGAAGGTGCTTATCAGGAAGATGGAAAAGGTTTATCTGTACAGGATATGCATGAACCACCACATGGTATTACGGACTTTAAAGTCGCCAGTGATCATTATCATCATATGCTGGAAGATGTAAAACTGATGGCAGAAATGGGATTAAAAGCATATCGCTTTTCGATTGCATGGAGTCGTATTCTGCCTGATGGAGATGGTGAAATCAATCAAAAAGGAATTGATTTCTATCAGGATTTGATTAATGCACTGATTGCGAATCATATAGAACCGATCGTTACCATGTATCACTTTGATTTACCTTATGAACTGCATAAACAGGGTGGTTGGTGCAATCGTAAAACGATTGATGCGTTTGAAAAATATGCGCGTATCTTATTTGAAAACTATGGGGACAAAGTGAAATACTGGTTAACGATCAATGAACAAAATGTGATGATCAATCATCCCAATGCGATGAATCCAGGGCGTATCCCAAGTAAAAAAGAGCTTTACCAGCAATGTCACAATATGTTTGTGGCAGCAGCAAAGGCAACGGTATTGTGCCATGAATTATGTCCAAATGGAAAAATTGGTCCTGCGCCTAATATCACAGCCATCTATCCAGAAAAATGTAATCCAGCTGATGTTATAGCGGCAGATAACTGGGAAAGTATTCGCTGTTGGTTATATTTAGATATGGCAGTTTATGGAAGATATAACACATTGGTATGGTCTTATCTTGAAGAAAAAGGATATACACCGATTATTGAAGAAGGGGATATGGAAATCATACAGCAAGGCAAGCCAGATTTTCTTGGGGTTAATTATTATGCCACCGCTACCGTGTGTGAAGCGAAAAATGATGGAACGGATTGTCAGCCTAGAAATGGAGATCAGCAGGTTATGATTGGAGAAGAAGGTGTTTATCGTGCAGCTGTCAATCATTATCTTGAAGAAACACAGTTTGGATGGATGATAGATTCTATTGGTATGCGTGTGACACTTCGACGTATTTATGATCGTTACCATTTGCCTTTATTGATTACGGAAAACGGGTTAGGGGCTAAAGATGAAATGAGTGAAGATGGGAAGATACATGATGCCTATCGTATCGATTATCTAATAAGACACTTTCATCAGGCACAGCTTGCCATAAGTGATGGAGTGGATTTGATTGGCTATTGTCCCTGGGCATTCATTGATTTAGTTAGTACACATCAAGGATATGGCAAACGCTATGGCTTTGTATATGTGGATCGTGAGGAACAAGATCTGAAAGAGTTGAAAAGGATGAAAAAAGATAGTTTCTATTGGTATCAACAGGTTATTAAACAAAATGGATTAGATTAA
- a CDS encoding helix-turn-helix transcriptional regulator encodes MSTKMLDCILKELDDVEKIQVIDGVNINDQHLDYDTKDIPKMPKESFFKEGDIFINKHHRFSYMPSHTHNFIEFNYMYSGSCTQYINDEKITLQEHDLILMDKDIIQRIDYVGENDIIVNILVKDDSVIELLRQSISQSSSIVTKFMYNASKMDAFHNNYMLFKLQNNEIAQNMIECMIMKYFETSHQKDKSLNVMMALLLSELSNSIDQQTSHFTEEENSILPILKYIDTHYDQVTLSSLSKQFGYNANYLGNKIKDETGSTFKELIEKKRLDIAQELLVATNYSTTEIAEIIGFHSAPSLFRLFQKHFHQTPNEYKAQNNHK; translated from the coding sequence ATGTCTACGAAAATGCTTGATTGTATATTGAAAGAATTAGATGATGTTGAAAAAATACAGGTCATTGACGGGGTAAATATCAATGATCAGCATTTAGATTATGACACAAAAGATATTCCTAAGATGCCAAAAGAATCCTTTTTCAAAGAAGGTGACATTTTCATCAATAAGCATCACAGATTTTCTTATATGCCATCACATACGCACAATTTCATTGAATTCAATTATATGTATTCTGGTTCATGTACCCAATATATCAATGATGAAAAAATAACCCTGCAGGAACATGATCTCATTTTGATGGATAAAGATATTATACAAAGAATTGATTATGTTGGAGAAAACGATATTATCGTGAATATCCTTGTGAAAGATGATTCTGTTATAGAGCTATTACGTCAAAGTATTTCACAATCCTCAAGTATCGTTACCAAGTTTATGTATAATGCATCAAAAATGGATGCTTTCCATAATAATTATATGCTGTTTAAACTTCAAAATAATGAAATTGCTCAAAATATGATAGAGTGTATGATTATGAAATACTTTGAAACATCTCATCAAAAGGATAAATCACTGAATGTCATGATGGCCTTATTATTATCAGAACTATCCAATTCGATCGACCAGCAAACAAGTCATTTCACAGAAGAAGAAAATTCTATTCTTCCCATCCTTAAATATATTGATACACATTATGATCAGGTTACCTTATCTTCTTTAAGTAAACAGTTTGGCTATAATGCAAATTATCTTGGTAATAAGATCAAAGATGAAACTGGTAGCACCTTTAAAGAACTGATAGAAAAAAAGCGATTAGATATCGCTCAAGAGCTATTGGTTGCGACTAATTATTCGACTACGGAAATAGCTGAAATCATAGGATTTCACAGTGCTCCATCACTCTTTCGTTTATTTCAAAAACACTTTCATCAAACACCAAATGAGTATAAAGCACAAAACAATCACAAATAA